A window of Geobacter sp. contains these coding sequences:
- the lpxB gene encoding lipid-A-disaccharide synthase encodes MIVAGEASGDMYGARLVSEALRLRPDLTFFGIGGQRMREAGVQILVDAAEMAVVGLVEVIAHFGIIKHAFTTLRDIIRTDPPELLILIDYPDFNMLLARQARKRGVKVLYYISPQVWAWRAGRVHKIARLVDHMAVVFPFEVPFYERAGAPVTFVGHPLVDMVRPTMTRTEALESFGLDHARKTVGLFPGSRRGEMRRLLPVILETAARLHRQFPEVQFILPLASSLTREELAPYLAACSLDITVVEGKVHDVIQVCDAIVTVSGTVTLEIALIGVPMVIIYKVSPFTYHVGKRLIRVDHIGICNIVAGDRVVPEMIQDDAEPGRIAAEIGRMLTDATYAASIREKLGAIPALLGRSGASERIARLALDMIRTPAS; translated from the coding sequence ATGATAGTTGCCGGTGAAGCATCCGGTGATATGTACGGTGCCCGCCTGGTGAGCGAAGCCCTCCGGCTCAGGCCCGACCTGACCTTCTTCGGCATCGGCGGCCAGCGGATGCGCGAGGCAGGGGTTCAGATCCTGGTAGATGCCGCTGAGATGGCCGTGGTGGGGCTGGTGGAGGTCATTGCCCACTTCGGCATCATCAAGCATGCCTTTACGACCCTGCGCGATATCATCCGCACCGACCCGCCCGAACTCCTGATCCTGATCGACTATCCCGACTTCAACATGCTGCTGGCGCGGCAGGCACGGAAACGGGGGGTGAAGGTCCTCTATTACATCAGCCCCCAGGTCTGGGCCTGGCGAGCGGGCAGGGTGCACAAGATTGCCCGGCTGGTGGACCATATGGCCGTGGTCTTTCCGTTCGAGGTCCCCTTTTACGAGCGTGCCGGTGCTCCGGTCACCTTTGTCGGCCATCCGCTGGTCGACATGGTCCGACCCACCATGACGCGCACTGAGGCGCTGGAGAGTTTCGGTCTCGACCATGCCCGCAAAACCGTCGGGCTCTTCCCCGGCAGCCGCCGGGGTGAGATGCGGCGGCTGCTGCCGGTTATCCTGGAGACTGCCGCAAGGCTGCACCGGCAATTCCCCGAGGTGCAGTTCATCCTCCCCCTGGCATCGAGCCTTACCAGGGAAGAACTCGCCCCGTACCTTGCTGCCTGCAGTCTTGATATCACCGTTGTGGAGGGGAAGGTTCACGACGTGATCCAGGTCTGCGATGCCATCGTTACCGTCTCCGGCACCGTCACCCTTGAAATCGCGCTCATCGGCGTGCCGATGGTGATCATCTACAAAGTCTCCCCCTTTACCTACCATGTGGGGAAGCGGCTGATACGGGTCGACCATATCGGCATCTGCAATATCGTCGCCGGTGACCGGGTCGTGCCGGAGATGATCCAGGACGATGCCGAACCGGGGAGGATCGCTGCCGAGATCGGCCGCATGCTGACCGATGCCACCTATGCCGCATCGATACGAGAAAAACTCGGCGCAATCCCCGCACTGCTGGGGCGGAGCGGGGCCTCGGAGCGGATTGCCCGTCTTGCCCTCGATATGATAAGGACACCCGCATCATGA
- the msbA gene encoding lipid A export permease/ATP-binding protein MsbA, translating to MKSYLRLIRYIKQYWVRIVVAAVASTGVGAMDGAFAYLVEPLLKRIFAEKDLLVFSLLPLGIILLFLFRGLCRYLNDYYIRTAGQMAVQHVRNDVYSRSMHLSLGFFHRQTTGGLMARVLSDVGTMQEGVATVVTGLFRDCISAVSLLGVVFYRNWQLALISLVVVPLTIYPAQKIGRRIKNLSRQGQEKLGDIAGILQETYAGIKVIKAFGLEEREVAKFSANNTQFYGVMRRSIKYEALSTPMMEFITSFGVAAVVWAGGASVMGGKMTAPEFFSFVTAMVLMYNPIKKLSGTYNSIQRSLGAAERVFEIIDAQPEIVDSPHAKPLDRVRGDVEFRDVTFSYQDENVLQGITLSAKKGDVIALVGPSGAGKTTLVSLISRFYDVTGGAVLIDGHDVRNVRLTDLLRQVALVDQETTLFNDTIANNIRYGKPDASDAEVEAAARAAFAHDFIVDLLPEGYATNIGDRGVRLSGGQRQRLCIARAILKDAPILILDEATSALDTESEQMVQQALENLMANRTTFVIAHRLSTIYRADRIVVLENGVTRESGTHGELLAANGLYRKLYDMQFKE from the coding sequence ATGAAGAGTTACCTGCGTCTCATCAGATATATAAAGCAATATTGGGTGCGGATTGTCGTGGCAGCGGTGGCATCCACCGGTGTCGGCGCCATGGACGGCGCGTTCGCCTACCTGGTGGAGCCGCTGCTCAAGCGGATCTTTGCCGAAAAGGACCTGCTGGTCTTCTCGCTCCTTCCCCTCGGCATCATCCTGTTGTTCCTGTTCCGGGGGCTCTGCCGCTACCTGAACGATTACTACATCCGCACTGCCGGCCAGATGGCGGTCCAGCACGTGCGGAACGACGTCTATAGCCGCTCCATGCACCTCTCGCTCGGGTTTTTCCATCGCCAGACCACCGGCGGTCTCATGGCCCGTGTCCTGAGCGATGTGGGGACCATGCAGGAAGGCGTGGCAACGGTGGTCACCGGCCTGTTCCGTGACTGCATCTCGGCAGTGTCGCTCCTGGGGGTGGTATTCTACCGCAACTGGCAACTGGCGCTGATTTCTCTTGTTGTTGTGCCGCTGACCATCTATCCGGCGCAGAAAATTGGCCGTCGAATCAAGAATCTTTCCCGCCAGGGGCAGGAAAAGTTGGGTGACATTGCCGGTATTCTTCAGGAAACCTATGCGGGCATCAAGGTGATCAAGGCATTCGGCCTGGAAGAGCGGGAAGTGGCGAAGTTCTCCGCCAACAATACCCAGTTTTACGGTGTGATGCGACGATCCATCAAATACGAGGCGCTTTCCACGCCGATGATGGAATTCATCACCTCCTTCGGGGTTGCTGCCGTGGTCTGGGCCGGTGGCGCCAGCGTCATGGGGGGGAAGATGACCGCCCCCGAGTTCTTCTCATTCGTGACAGCCATGGTCCTTATGTACAATCCGATCAAGAAGCTCTCCGGGACCTACAATTCCATCCAGCGCTCTCTCGGTGCTGCCGAACGGGTCTTCGAGATCATCGATGCTCAGCCGGAGATCGTTGACTCGCCCCATGCGAAGCCGCTCGACAGGGTGCGGGGGGACGTGGAGTTTCGCGATGTCACCTTCAGTTACCAGGATGAGAATGTGCTGCAGGGGATAACCCTTTCTGCGAAAAAGGGTGATGTCATCGCCCTGGTGGGGCCGTCCGGGGCGGGCAAGACCACCCTGGTCTCGCTGATATCTCGATTCTACGACGTAACCGGCGGTGCCGTGCTCATTGACGGCCATGATGTCCGCAACGTGCGCCTGACCGACCTCCTGCGCCAGGTTGCCCTGGTCGACCAGGAAACCACGCTGTTCAATGACACCATCGCCAACAACATCCGCTATGGCAAGCCGGATGCCAGCGATGCCGAGGTGGAAGCGGCAGCCAGGGCGGCCTTTGCCCACGACTTCATCGTGGATCTTTTGCCCGAAGGGTATGCTACCAACATCGGCGATCGCGGGGTGCGGCTTTCGGGCGGTCAGCGGCAGCGACTCTGCATAGCCAGGGCGATCCTCAAGGATGCGCCGATCCTGATTCTCGACGAGGCGACCAGCGCCCTGGACACCGAGAGCGAGCAGATGGTGCAGCAGGCCCTGGAAAACCTCATGGCCAATCGGACCACCTTTGTCATCGCCCATCGCCTCTCCACCATCTACCGGGCCGACCGGATCGTGGTGCTGGAAAACGGTGTCACCCGCGAGAGCGGTACCCATGGTGAACTGTTGGCGGCAAACGGTCTCTATCGCAAGCTGTACGACATGCAATTCAAGGAATGA
- a CDS encoding DUF374 domain-containing protein has translation MKALRRAFVRKLSGRPLAVIIYLLIHLLRLTLRIETVGGEIFRDFVSRAEGVIGIFWHGRLLMVPFAYPGKRLHVLIGMHRDGQLIADVMKCFRFGLVRGSSSRGGVAALRECVRLLNAGNDLAITPDGPRGPAEVAKLGVAQAAMVSGRAIIPVAFSASRSWLIESWDRLLIPKPFSRGVYVIGQPLRYQKGEELEAFRQRIESALRETTNRADQLALNRAA, from the coding sequence ATGAAAGCACTACGCCGCGCATTTGTCCGCAAGCTGTCGGGCCGGCCTCTGGCCGTGATCATCTACCTGCTGATCCATCTGCTTCGTCTGACCCTGCGGATCGAAACGGTGGGGGGGGAGATCTTCAGGGATTTTGTCAGCCGTGCCGAAGGGGTCATCGGCATCTTCTGGCATGGCCGGCTGCTGATGGTCCCGTTTGCCTATCCCGGCAAGAGGCTGCATGTCCTGATCGGGATGCATCGTGATGGACAACTGATCGCGGACGTCATGAAATGTTTCCGGTTCGGTCTGGTACGGGGGTCATCATCCAGGGGGGGAGTTGCGGCGCTGCGGGAGTGTGTACGCCTGCTGAATGCCGGCAATGATCTGGCCATTACCCCGGACGGGCCCCGAGGCCCAGCCGAGGTAGCAAAGCTCGGTGTTGCCCAGGCGGCCATGGTCAGTGGCAGGGCGATCATACCGGTAGCGTTTTCCGCGTCCCGGAGCTGGCTCATCGAGAGCTGGGACCGTCTCTTGATTCCCAAGCCATTTTCACGGGGCGTCTATGTTATCGGCCAGCCTCTCCGTTACCAGAAGGGTGAGGAGTTGGAGGCGTTTCGCCAACGGATCGAGTCGGCCCTCCGGGAGACGACGAACCGGGCGGACCAACTGGCCCTGAATCGTGCAGCGTGA
- a CDS encoding 3-deoxy-D-manno-octulosonic acid transferase, whose protein sequence is MYLLYNILLLCALPFIIGYHLYRSVSRGRPAALLERFGFVDQAPVLTPGGPPPIWVHAVSVGETIAVRPLLKALKERFPERLLVLSNMTETGRVVAQEIPWVDHCIRFPFDYPWAVRRLLRQIDPGLVVIVETELWPNFLREARNRSIPTLIANGRISDRSFGRYLKARRLFRPVLDTVGAFCMQSSEDARRIIAIGADEARVQVARNLKFDIPVGNVSAAERLACRLQYRLPEAATVIVAGSTHPGEEGQVVAAFSRLVGAGKEAVLVLVPRHPERAAEVADLLQQAGLAYVRRSSLAGREAELAAGEVLLVDTIGELMRLYGLADVAFVGGSLVPVGGHNVLEPASLGVPVIIGPHMTNFREISALVLAADAALQVADGEQLAMALTTLLDDAARRAGMGENGRRLVLEQGGATARHLAAIEQCLRGEA, encoded by the coding sequence ATGTACCTGCTCTATAATATCCTGCTCCTGTGTGCCCTGCCGTTCATCATCGGCTATCACCTGTACCGTTCTGTGAGCAGGGGGCGTCCGGCAGCTTTGCTGGAGCGGTTCGGGTTTGTCGATCAGGCACCGGTTTTGACCCCTGGAGGACCTCCCCCGATCTGGGTCCATGCCGTATCGGTGGGTGAGACCATAGCTGTCCGTCCTCTGCTCAAGGCGCTGAAGGAGAGGTTCCCGGAGCGCCTTCTGGTGCTTTCAAACATGACCGAGACCGGCCGCGTGGTTGCCCAGGAGATCCCTTGGGTCGACCATTGCATCCGCTTTCCCTTCGATTACCCCTGGGCGGTGCGCCGCCTGCTGCGCCAGATCGACCCCGGCCTGGTGGTCATCGTGGAGACCGAGCTCTGGCCGAACTTCCTGCGCGAGGCGCGCAACAGGTCCATCCCGACCCTGATAGCCAATGGTCGGATCTCTGATCGTTCGTTCGGGCGCTATCTAAAGGCCCGGCGGCTTTTCCGGCCGGTGCTGGACACGGTCGGTGCCTTCTGCATGCAGAGCAGCGAGGATGCCCGGCGGATCATCGCCATTGGCGCCGACGAGGCAAGGGTACAGGTGGCCCGCAACCTCAAGTTCGACATCCCTGTAGGGAACGTCTCCGCGGCGGAGCGTCTCGCCTGCAGACTACAGTATCGTCTGCCGGAAGCGGCAACTGTCATCGTTGCCGGCAGTACCCATCCCGGCGAAGAGGGGCAGGTCGTTGCCGCTTTTTCCCGGCTGGTCGGTGCGGGAAAAGAGGCTGTGCTGGTCCTGGTACCGCGGCATCCAGAGCGGGCAGCGGAGGTGGCCGATCTGCTGCAGCAGGCAGGACTGGCATATGTCCGTCGATCCTCCCTGGCCGGGCGTGAGGCGGAACTCGCCGCGGGCGAGGTGCTGCTGGTGGACACCATCGGCGAACTGATGCGCCTCTATGGTCTGGCGGACGTGGCCTTTGTAGGAGGGAGCCTGGTGCCGGTGGGGGGGCACAATGTGCTGGAACCGGCTTCGCTGGGGGTACCGGTCATTATCGGCCCGCATATGACCAACTTCCGCGAGATTTCAGCGCTGGTTCTTGCCGCTGATGCCGCGCTCCAGGTTGCCGACGGCGAGCAGCTGGCAATGGCACTGACGACCCTGCTGGACGATGCCGCCCGCAGGGCCGGCATGGGAGAGAATGGCCGGCGGCTGGTCCTGGAACAAGGGGGGGCAACCGCCCGGCACCTGGCAGCGATCGAACAATGTCTCAGGGGTGAAGCGTGA
- the lpxK gene encoding tetraacyldisaccharide 4'-kinase, whose product MKGEAYFRELVAGSRRGLVDRLVFALLVLCSFPYGLVMKIRAFGYRTGIIPSRRLPRPVISVGNITVGGTGKTPTVLLIARLLLERGKRVVVLTRGYGGSLEGETRIVADGTGLLLSPAEAGDEPCLLASAQPGLMVVMGPDRYLAGCLAMKQLAPDIFLLDDGFQHQRLGRDLDILLLDGTNPFATGHTLPAGMLREPPSAARRADLVIFTRSAGALPPVHELLPSLPYCTSTHRLTGYAPLGGGEPHPLADLVGRRVIAFAGIANPTAFFNGLEEQGISLVATVAFPDHTPYGKDELEALGRLKQTKKANCLITTAKDAVKLQTYRGILGDCCVALLELYLDDSLPLEHALENTVHAKHPV is encoded by the coding sequence GTGAAAGGCGAAGCGTACTTCAGGGAGCTGGTCGCCGGTTCGCGGCGGGGTCTGGTCGACCGGCTCGTCTTTGCCCTCCTTGTGCTCTGTTCCTTCCCCTATGGATTGGTCATGAAGATCAGGGCGTTCGGGTACCGGACCGGAATCATCCCTTCCCGCCGGTTGCCCAGGCCGGTGATTTCAGTGGGGAACATCACTGTCGGGGGGACCGGCAAGACCCCGACGGTCCTGCTCATCGCCCGGCTCCTGCTGGAGAGGGGGAAGCGGGTGGTGGTCCTGACCAGGGGGTATGGAGGATCGCTGGAGGGGGAAACCAGGATCGTCGCGGATGGCACCGGCCTGCTCCTTTCTCCTGCCGAGGCGGGTGACGAGCCCTGCCTGCTGGCTTCTGCCCAGCCCGGATTGATGGTGGTAATGGGACCGGATCGCTACCTGGCCGGATGTCTGGCCATGAAACAGCTTGCCCCGGATATCTTCCTCCTCGATGACGGATTCCAGCATCAGCGGCTCGGACGGGATCTGGACATCCTGCTCCTGGACGGCACAAATCCCTTTGCCACGGGGCATACCCTGCCCGCCGGCATGTTGCGTGAACCGCCATCTGCTGCACGGCGGGCAGACCTGGTCATCTTTACCCGCTCTGCAGGCGCGCTGCCACCTGTTCACGAGCTGTTGCCATCCCTGCCGTACTGCACCTCGACGCACCGCCTGACCGGATATGCCCCGCTGGGGGGAGGGGAGCCGCACCCTCTGGCAGATCTGGTCGGGCGCCGGGTCATTGCCTTTGCCGGCATTGCCAATCCAACGGCATTCTTTAACGGCCTCGAGGAGCAGGGGATCAGCCTGGTGGCAACGGTGGCGTTTCCCGATCATACCCCCTACGGGAAGGACGAACTGGAGGCGCTGGGCCGGCTCAAACAGACAAAGAAGGCCAACTGCCTCATAACAACTGCAAAGGATGCCGTGAAGCTCCAGACGTATCGCGGCATCCTGGGCGATTGTTGCGTTGCCTTGCTGGAACTCTATCTGGATGACTCGCTGCCACTTGAACATGCCCTTGAAAATACAGTGCATGCCAAGCATCCGGTTTAG
- a CDS encoding glycosyltransferase, giving the protein MELLTVFILCHNRPDFARQAIRSAIHQTCQAFRLVISDNSSNDDVEQMVRSDFPGVHYIRRSPMLQPLEHFNCCIEEALSEYFCLFHDDDMMESGFVEEMQRCMATYPMAIACGCNSRIETFGVLESRTSFCSFRNQEVITRPRDLARRYFSRAQSGIAPFPGYIYNRRLVGDLRLPVRGGKYADVTWLLNLVRQGPIVWINKPLMTYRIHENSDGKVESMRDRLRFLGYIKQYKAELGEGLLSDYRSFIYKKILKSHVDSHTKRHRLFSAFMKNYRLRHYCRFDYYKAQAIRLVVKWSAK; this is encoded by the coding sequence ATGGAATTATTGACTGTATTTATACTTTGTCACAACAGGCCTGATTTTGCGCGGCAGGCAATTCGGTCGGCCATTCACCAGACCTGCCAGGCCTTCAGGCTGGTAATATCAGACAATTCAAGCAACGACGATGTCGAGCAGATGGTCAGGTCTGATTTTCCTGGGGTGCACTATATTCGCCGGTCTCCAATGCTGCAGCCGCTGGAACATTTTAACTGCTGTATCGAGGAGGCCCTAAGCGAGTATTTCTGCCTGTTTCATGATGATGATATGATGGAATCGGGTTTCGTCGAAGAAATGCAACGATGCATGGCTACCTATCCGATGGCTATTGCTTGTGGTTGCAATTCCAGGATTGAGACGTTCGGTGTGCTGGAATCGCGCACCTCATTTTGTTCTTTCAGAAATCAGGAAGTGATCACCAGACCGAGAGACTTGGCCCGGCGATATTTTTCACGCGCCCAATCGGGAATCGCTCCATTTCCCGGCTATATCTATAATCGTCGGCTGGTCGGCGATCTCCGGCTCCCTGTTCGTGGGGGCAAGTATGCCGACGTGACATGGCTTCTGAACCTTGTACGACAAGGCCCTATCGTTTGGATCAATAAGCCGCTCATGACCTACCGGATTCATGAAAATAGCGATGGGAAAGTAGAATCGATGCGGGATCGTCTCCGTTTTCTCGGATACATCAAACAGTACAAAGCAGAACTTGGTGAAGGATTGTTGAGTGATTACCGCTCGTTTATATACAAGAAGATTCTCAAGTCCCATGTCGACTCTCATACGAAAAGGCATCGCTTGTTCAGTGCTTTTATGAAAAACTATCGTTTGCGGCACTATTGCAGGTTTGATTACTACAAGGCTCAGGCAATCCGCTTGGTGGTTAAATGGAGTGCGAAATGA
- a CDS encoding Trm112 family protein: MPLSPELLSILVCPQCKGKLDLEANEAAFTCPACRLRYPVREGIPVMLVDEAEKI; the protein is encoded by the coding sequence ATGCCATTGTCACCAGAATTACTATCCATCCTCGTCTGCCCTCAGTGCAAAGGCAAGCTTGACCTGGAGGCGAACGAAGCGGCTTTCACCTGTCCTGCGTGCCGGCTCCGCTATCCCGTTCGAGAAGGGATTCCCGTGATGCTCGTGGACGAGGCAGAGAAGATTTGA
- the waaF gene encoding lipopolysaccharide heptosyltransferase II, with protein sequence MTTPAIGLVRAAFPDARITILANPMVAELFSPHPWVDEVIVYDRAERHKGVSGRFRLASELKQRQFDLAVLLQDAFDAALITWLAGIPRRLGNRSDGRGFLLTHGFPMSLQPQGEHQTVNYLAMLRHFGISGNDQGQLLATTSDEDLGMAKRLENRGIAPSDFVVGINPGATYGSAKRWYPERFAAVAAELAVAWDARVVITGGPGEIAIAADIERELSGSCVNLAGTMTVRELMALIKRCDFFITNDSGPMHIAAAFGVPLVAIFGPTDHASTYPLAEHAIVVRETVACAPCMKRECPTDHRCMTSVTPEVVVAAALELQRRVSLG encoded by the coding sequence ATGACAACCCCTGCCATTGGCTTGGTGCGGGCAGCGTTCCCCGATGCCCGCATTACCATCCTGGCCAACCCAATGGTTGCCGAGCTCTTTTCCCCCCATCCATGGGTGGATGAGGTTATAGTGTACGACCGTGCGGAGAGGCACAAGGGGGTTTCCGGACGTTTCCGGCTGGCTTCAGAACTAAAACAGCGGCAGTTCGATCTTGCTGTTCTGTTGCAAGATGCCTTTGATGCCGCACTGATCACCTGGCTTGCCGGAATCCCCCGTCGTCTGGGAAACCGTAGCGATGGCCGCGGTTTTCTCCTGACCCATGGTTTTCCCATGTCCCTTCAACCGCAGGGTGAGCACCAGACAGTCAATTATCTGGCCATGCTCCGGCATTTTGGCATATCGGGCAATGATCAAGGCCAACTTCTGGCAACCACATCTGATGAAGACCTGGGCATGGCAAAACGGTTGGAGAATCGGGGTATTGCTCCCTCAGACTTCGTTGTCGGCATCAACCCCGGTGCTACCTATGGTTCGGCAAAGCGCTGGTATCCCGAACGGTTCGCCGCTGTTGCCGCTGAGCTTGCAGTTGCCTGGGATGCCCGGGTCGTGATTACTGGTGGTCCTGGCGAGATCGCGATTGCCGCTGACATCGAACGGGAGCTTTCCGGAAGCTGTGTGAACCTGGCAGGGACTATGACGGTGCGTGAATTGATGGCGTTGATCAAACGTTGCGATTTTTTTATTACCAATGATTCCGGGCCGATGCACATTGCTGCTGCCTTTGGCGTACCGTTGGTGGCCATTTTTGGCCCTACCGACCATGCTTCCACCTATCCTCTGGCCGAACATGCCATAGTGGTCCGCGAAACGGTTGCATGTGCACCGTGTATGAAACGGGAGTGTCCCACCGACCATCGTTGCATGACATCGGTAACGCCTGAGGTCGTGGTCGCCGCAGCGTTGGAACTCCAGAGACGGGTGTCTCTGGGATGA
- a CDS encoding glycosyltransferase: protein MNEVAVGEPRKISVVVIAFNESRHIGDCLESVKWADDIVVLDSGSTDDTAAIARSKHARVFDIPWKGFGPQKQAAVDLALHDLVLNIDCDERVTPELAAEIKLILSGNNLRTAYSIPRRTFLGTSEIRHCGWYPDRTVRLFDRRKARFSSEMVHEQVVVSGETGQCKGELLHYSFDGFTDLIAKMNRYTDIGATQLLDRGRRSRLSQVVFRPFYAFIKTFFLQKGFMDGFAGFAISVSNAVSVFYKYAKLRELAAAQDTGKKP, encoded by the coding sequence ATGAACGAGGTTGCAGTGGGTGAACCCAGGAAAATTTCGGTAGTTGTCATTGCATTCAATGAGTCCCGCCATATCGGCGACTGCCTGGAGAGTGTGAAATGGGCAGACGATATCGTGGTGCTGGATTCGGGAAGTACGGACGACACAGCCGCAATAGCTCGCAGTAAGCACGCCAGGGTCTTTGACATCCCCTGGAAGGGGTTCGGACCTCAGAAGCAGGCAGCTGTCGACCTTGCCCTTCATGACCTTGTGCTCAATATCGATTGTGATGAACGGGTGACTCCGGAACTTGCCGCCGAGATCAAGTTGATCCTCTCCGGCAATAATTTGAGAACAGCCTATTCCATTCCCAGGCGCACCTTTCTCGGAACCAGCGAGATTCGCCACTGCGGCTGGTATCCTGACCGGACAGTGAGGCTTTTTGACCGGCGCAAGGCAAGATTTTCTTCGGAAATGGTCCATGAACAAGTCGTTGTGAGCGGAGAAACGGGGCAGTGCAAGGGGGAGTTGCTCCATTACTCTTTTGACGGTTTTACTGACCTTATTGCAAAAATGAACCGGTATACGGATATTGGCGCAACGCAATTACTTGACAGAGGGAGAAGGAGTCGCCTCAGCCAGGTCGTTTTCAGGCCGTTCTATGCCTTTATAAAGACCTTTTTTCTCCAAAAGGGGTTTATGGATGGTTTTGCCGGATTTGCCATCTCTGTATCAAATGCCGTATCGGTATTTTACAAGTATGCGAAACTGCGCGAATTGGCCGCTGCTCAGGATACTGGGAAAAAACCGTGA
- a CDS encoding putative lipopolysaccharide heptosyltransferase III — MIKPPETILIVCIRLIGDVILMTPLIGLLKEAYPESNIDILVGKGTGEFLEQDPRVRRVLYSAKEGKNYFREIFRRYDLAINMNASDRGNSAVLFAGRHQRVGFYRGGSFWKDIWKRALFTHPLKFPEDIPVARYCELVADSLGIPAERLTVKVFWDAEDESRVEALLRRENCSGRFFVVHPFARWIYKYWKLDRFATVSDEIARRYGLQPIWTSSPAPEEKRLLVDTAGRCRIRPVLIEGELTLNQITCLLSRAAFYLGLDTAVTHLAASTGIPMVALYGPTFTSRWFPWFNPGEPGQCCPETRGVLRRGNIAVVQKDMECVPCGKAGCDDGGTFESPCMTEITTDEVLAAVDLLLKHGVAGNFAPTNEDKVKHA, encoded by the coding sequence GTGATCAAGCCTCCAGAAACCATCCTGATTGTCTGCATACGTCTGATCGGCGACGTAATCCTGATGACTCCGCTTATCGGCCTGTTGAAGGAAGCTTATCCGGAGTCAAACATAGATATCCTGGTGGGGAAGGGTACCGGGGAGTTTCTGGAACAGGACCCCCGGGTGCGTCGGGTACTTTATTCGGCTAAAGAGGGAAAAAATTATTTCCGGGAGATATTCCGTCGTTACGACCTCGCCATCAATATGAATGCGTCTGACAGGGGGAATTCAGCCGTTCTGTTTGCCGGCAGGCACCAGCGTGTGGGGTTCTATCGGGGAGGGTCATTCTGGAAAGATATTTGGAAAAGGGCTCTTTTTACCCATCCCCTGAAATTTCCTGAAGATATACCGGTAGCCAGATACTGCGAGTTGGTGGCCGATTCGCTGGGGATACCGGCAGAACGCCTGACAGTCAAGGTTTTCTGGGATGCAGAAGACGAATCCAGGGTGGAAGCCCTTCTCAGAAGGGAAAACTGCAGTGGCCGGTTTTTTGTGGTACATCCGTTCGCCCGCTGGATTTACAAGTATTGGAAATTGGATCGCTTTGCCACAGTGAGTGACGAAATTGCACGTCGATACGGTTTGCAGCCGATCTGGACCTCTTCTCCCGCACCAGAGGAGAAAAGACTCTTGGTTGATACCGCGGGACGATGTCGAATCAGGCCTGTATTGATAGAGGGTGAGCTGACACTCAATCAAATAACCTGTCTCTTGAGCCGGGCTGCGTTCTATCTCGGCCTTGACACTGCCGTGACCCACCTTGCCGCAAGCACCGGGATACCTATGGTCGCTCTGTACGGCCCGACTTTTACGTCACGTTGGTTTCCTTGGTTCAATCCGGGCGAACCTGGCCAGTGCTGTCCTGAGACCAGAGGGGTGTTGCGGCGGGGGAATATTGCGGTTGTTCAAAAGGATATGGAATGCGTGCCGTGTGGTAAGGCAGGGTGTGATGATGGAGGCACGTTTGAAAGCCCATGCATGACAGAAATTACTACTGACGAGGTGTTGGCGGCCGTCGACCTGCTCCTGAAGCATGGAGTTGCCGGGAATTTTGCGCCAACCAATGAGGACAAGGTGAAGCATGCCTGA